In the genome of Dermacentor andersoni chromosome 3, qqDerAnde1_hic_scaffold, whole genome shotgun sequence, one region contains:
- the SF2 gene encoding serine/arginine-rich splicing factor 1A, protein MSFRGNECRIYVGNLPPDIRSKDIEDLFYKFGKITFIDLKNRRGPPFAFVEFDDPRDAEDAVQARDGYDYDGYRLRVEFPRGSAPGRGSMGPGRGRGPPARRSQYRVLVSGLPPSGSWQDLKDHMREAGDVCYADVFKDGTGVVEFLRYEDMKYAVKKLDDSRFRSHEGEVSYIRVREDYSSRSHSRSRSYSPRRSRGSPTYSPARRSGSRTPSRSRSCSHSN, encoded by the exons ATGTCTTTCCGAGGAAACGAATGCAGGATCTACGTTGGGAATTTGCCCCCTGACATCAGGAGCAAGGATATTGAGGATTTGTTTTACAAATTCGGCAAGATAACGTTCATCGACTTGAAGAATCGCAGGGGTCCGCCATTCGCTTTTGTTGAATTCGACGACCCAAG AGATGCAGAGGATGCAGTGCAAGCCCGGGATGGCTATGACTATGATGGCTACCGCTTGCGTGTCGAATTCCCCCGGGGCTCGGCCCCCGGACGGGGTAGCATGGGACCTGGCCGCGGTAGGGGACCCCCTGCCCGGAGGTCTCAGTACAGGGTTCTTGTTTCAG GTTTGCCCCCTAGTGGCAGTTGGCAGGACCTGAAAGATCACATGAGAGAGGCAGGCGATGTGTGCTATGCTGATGTGTTCAAGGATGGCACTGGTGTAGTGGAGTTCCTCCGCTATGAGGACATGAAGTATGCTGTCAAGAAGCTGGATGACTCTCGCTTTCGATCCCATGAG GGTGAAGTGTCGTACATCAGAGTGCGTGAAGACTACAGCAGCCGTTCGCACAGCCGAAGCCGCAGCTACTCCCCACGTCGCTCTCGTGGTTCTCCCACGTATTCACCAGCCCGGCGCTCTGGGTCACGAACACCCTCACGTTCTCGGTCCTGTTCACACTCCAACTGA